The Methanomicrobia archaeon genome window below encodes:
- a CDS encoding trypsin-like peptidase domain-containing protein gives MAAEPEPQSRWMYVSIVLIVILIAQLGLLSYVMLDLQRTISELQSEQDSIQPEPAASRSTISQPSTNLTPVQIYDLSQDSVVLITVKWQTLAGLEPVSSGSGFVYDTEGHIITNNHVVEDADAIDVTFSDGTIVPAELVGADPYSDLAVIRVDSNSPELLHPLPVGNSSELLVGEEVMAIGNPFGLSNSMSLGIVSQLGRELDAPRNYKIVDVVQVDAAINPGNSGGPLMNMRGEVVGVNTAIIEGSVGVGFAIPSDTVSREAPELIQTGTYEHPWLGISSVDLDPDIAETIGLNITKGTIVVGVVPDSPAEAAGIKAANQTTTADGRTVTLGGDVIVGIDKVTVRKLIDMVVYIERNKKPGDIVTLEIIRNGELIDLELVLGERPSL, from the coding sequence ATGGCGGCCGAGCCCGAACCTCAAAGCAGATGGATGTATGTCTCGATCGTGCTTATAGTAATCCTCATCGCCCAACTGGGTTTGCTCTCTTACGTAATGCTCGATCTCCAGCGGACTATTTCGGAACTCCAAAGTGAACAAGATTCGATTCAGCCAGAGCCTGCGGCAAGCCGTTCGACTATAAGTCAGCCTTCAACTAACTTAACCCCTGTTCAGATTTACGACTTGTCGCAGGATTCAGTCGTGCTGATCACGGTAAAGTGGCAGACGCTCGCGGGTTTGGAGCCTGTTTCGAGCGGATCCGGTTTCGTTTACGATACCGAAGGACACATCATCACCAACAATCACGTGGTTGAGGACGCAGATGCGATCGATGTTACGTTCAGCGACGGAACGATAGTACCTGCGGAGCTCGTAGGGGCTGATCCGTACAGTGACCTGGCGGTTATTCGCGTGGACAGCAACTCGCCCGAACTGCTTCATCCTCTTCCCGTAGGGAACTCATCCGAGCTTCTCGTAGGCGAAGAGGTCATGGCTATCGGGAATCCGTTTGGCTTGAGCAATTCGATGAGTCTCGGAATCGTAAGTCAACTGGGCCGGGAGCTTGACGCTCCTCGCAATTACAAAATTGTGGATGTTGTTCAAGTGGATGCGGCGATAAATCCGGGCAATTCCGGAGGGCCGCTGATGAATATGCGCGGTGAAGTGGTTGGGGTGAACACGGCCATAATTGAAGGTTCGGTTGGCGTTGGATTCGCTATTCCGTCGGATACGGTGAGCCGAGAAGCGCCAGAGCTCATTCAAACCGGTACCTACGAGCACCCCTGGCTTGGCATCTCCTCGGTGGATCTTGACCCTGATATAGCCGAGACCATCGGTCTGAACATTACGAAGGGCACCATAGTTGTCGGTGTCGTTCCCGACAGCCCCGCTGAGGCCGCGGGCATTAAAGCGGCCAATCAAACAACCACTGCTGACGGAAGAACGGTTACGCTCGGCGGCGACGTTATCGTTGGAATTGATAAGGTAACCGTGCGAAAACTCATTGATATGGTGGTATATATCGAGCGGAACAAGAAACCCGGCGATATCGTAACGCTGGAAATCATCCGAAACGGCGAACTCATCGATCTCGAACTCGTCCTTGGCGAAAGGCCGTCACTGTAG
- a CDS encoding GyrI-like domain-containing protein, whose protein sequence is MEEISIVEVKPQLVLGMRKRGPYGTIATLIQQLCEFAFAHGVQMIGPPIFICHEMTPEQAMEANEAGTADVEVAISIAEKVEGTAEIKCYELPGGKMAKTSHKGPYEECGPTYEKLFAWLAANGKKIVGPTRELYLNDPHEVPQEEILTEIFAPVE, encoded by the coding sequence ATGGAAGAAATAAGTATTGTTGAGGTAAAGCCGCAGCTGGTGCTCGGCATGCGGAAGAGAGGGCCGTACGGGACAATCGCAACGCTGATTCAGCAGCTCTGTGAATTCGCTTTTGCGCACGGGGTTCAAATGATAGGGCCTCCGATCTTCATCTGTCATGAGATGACGCCCGAGCAGGCTATGGAGGCCAATGAAGCGGGAACTGCGGATGTCGAGGTCGCAATTTCGATCGCAGAAAAGGTGGAGGGGACTGCGGAGATCAAGTGCTACGAACTGCCCGGCGGTAAAATGGCAAAGACCAGTCATAAAGGCCCCTATGAAGAGTGTGGCCCAACCTACGAGAAACTCTTCGCTTGGCTCGCAGCGAACGGAAAAAAGATCGTAGGACCGACCAGAGAGCTATATTTGAACGATCCGCACGAAGTCCCGCAGGAAGAGATACTAACCGAAATATTCGCGCCTGTAGAATAA
- a CDS encoding transglutaminase family protein, with protein MKNKMAVGIVLATLLVVIVAFSGCIEEETPAKVPETATQPPETKVIKDPIIHRAEPYLCEIVTEDINLRTQAASIVSGCPSGDKECQLNGLYRYVVENYDYYSDPRAGEYIQSPQDTMKIKGGDCEDLTILLSSLLENLGIKTYLVLTDTHAYCLACGVDTEDLWQYIEESIITQVSKDLGQKENRKVVIENGNLFVVEEKQQTFVLKEERVYYCGGDGSKFTSPIEYMKIKYDVSSSQPLTIYVVPSRAEFESMSEGQTFKHYPSCQNQDILQISDSCDGLTNYGGLILKNGNLGLFSNKDATVDLKIKFYFYLSPYEFLPNQKISYYELDNQKCIVLDATAGEYGYPGYDAKLEGKKIAIDPVTKEYHYLN; from the coding sequence ATGAAAAATAAAATGGCAGTAGGAATTGTATTGGCAACACTACTGGTTGTTATTGTTGCATTTTCAGGATGCATCGAAGAAGAAACTCCTGCAAAAGTTCCTGAAACTGCCACTCAACCGCCAGAAACAAAAGTTATCAAGGATCCTATAATTCATAGAGCAGAACCCTATTTGTGTGAAATTGTTACTGAGGATATAAATCTAAGGACACAAGCTGCTTCAATTGTTAGTGGATGCCCTTCTGGGGATAAAGAATGTCAACTCAATGGACTATATCGATATGTTGTAGAAAATTATGATTACTACAGTGATCCTAGAGCGGGGGAATACATTCAATCACCTCAGGATACAATGAAAATAAAAGGTGGTGATTGTGAAGATTTAACAATTTTGCTTAGTTCTCTTTTAGAGAATCTTGGGATAAAAACGTATCTTGTTTTAACAGACACACATGCATATTGTTTGGCATGTGGGGTAGATACCGAGGATTTGTGGCAATATATTGAAGAGTCTATAATAACTCAAGTATCAAAAGATCTCGGTCAAAAAGAGAATCGGAAAGTGGTTATAGAGAATGGTAATCTTTTTGTTGTGGAGGAAAAACAACAAACATTTGTTTTAAAAGAGGAACGTGTGTATTATTGCGGTGGGGATGGCTCTAAATTTACTTCACCAATTGAGTATATGAAGATAAAGTATGATGTATCTTCATCTCAGCCGCTAACAATTTATGTAGTTCCGTCAAGAGCCGAATTTGAATCAATGTCTGAGGGGCAGACATTCAAACATTATCCATCATGTCAAAATCAAGATATTCTACAAATTAGCGATTCGTGTGATGGTTTGACAAATTACGGAGGTTTGATTTTAAAGAATGGAAATTTAGGGCTATTTTCCAATAAGGACGCTACCGTTGATTTGAAAATAAAATTTTATTTTTATTTATCCCCCTATGAATTTCTTCCAAATCAAAAAATATCATACTATGAATTAGATAATCAAAAATGTATAGTTCTTGATGCAACGGCTGGGGAATATGGTTATCCCGGATATGATGCAAAACTTGAAGGGAAAAAGATAGCTATAGACCCAGTAACAAAAGAATATCATTATCTCAACTGA
- the coaBC gene encoding bifunctional phosphopantothenoylcysteine decarboxylase/phosphopantothenate--cysteine ligase CoaBC, whose amino-acid sequence MAERERRPHPTLRVKGTKSRSLWGKKIVLGVTGSVAAVRAFELARELIRHGADVYSVMSRAATEIIHPYTLHYATGHEAITKLMGDIEHVEFLGMEGSADLFLIAPCTANTLNKIATGVSDTPVTIFATTAFGSGIPIIIVPAMHESMYNSPVLIENREKLQRLGVTVLGPKIQEGLAKIVSTDEIVLTTEHVLSPKKLAGKRVLVTGGPTAEPIDPIRILTNRSSGLTGIELAKEAYKQGAEVTLVHSKVLNMMGINELRVETADEMIDTCMNELRKGYDMLISSAAIADFTVDPADVKISSGGDLQLHFTRTRKLLEAARNEFPELVIVGFKAETNVSTEELIRRARANMELNNLALVVANDIGKGGIGTAENDVYLLRNGTEEIKHVNGKKRIIAEEIVNELADLF is encoded by the coding sequence ATGGCAGAACGAGAACGAAGACCACACCCCACGCTGCGGGTAAAGGGAACAAAGAGCCGTTCGTTATGGGGTAAGAAGATCGTTTTAGGCGTTACGGGCTCCGTCGCGGCTGTGAGAGCGTTTGAACTCGCACGCGAATTGATACGGCATGGCGCGGACGTCTACAGCGTGATGAGCCGAGCGGCGACGGAGATAATACATCCGTATACGCTCCATTACGCCACGGGGCACGAAGCGATAACGAAATTGATGGGTGACATCGAGCATGTGGAGTTCCTCGGTATGGAGGGTTCGGCAGATCTCTTTCTCATCGCGCCATGCACGGCAAATACGCTCAATAAAATCGCGACTGGCGTTTCTGACACACCGGTAACAATCTTTGCCACTACGGCGTTCGGCTCGGGCATTCCCATCATCATCGTGCCTGCAATGCATGAATCCATGTACAACAGTCCGGTACTCATAGAGAATCGTGAAAAGCTGCAACGGCTTGGTGTCACCGTTTTGGGGCCGAAGATACAAGAAGGACTCGCGAAGATCGTTTCCACCGATGAAATCGTACTTACGACCGAGCATGTGCTGTCGCCCAAGAAGCTTGCGGGAAAGCGCGTTCTCGTCACGGGCGGGCCCACGGCCGAGCCGATAGATCCCATACGGATCTTAACCAACCGAAGTTCAGGTCTAACCGGAATCGAACTGGCGAAGGAGGCGTATAAGCAGGGTGCGGAGGTCACGCTCGTGCACAGCAAAGTGCTGAACATGATGGGCATAAACGAGCTTCGAGTGGAGACCGCGGATGAAATGATCGATACCTGCATGAACGAGCTTCGAAAGGGCTATGACATGCTGATTTCATCTGCTGCAATCGCGGACTTCACGGTTGACCCTGCAGACGTAAAGATCTCCTCAGGGGGCGATTTACAGCTGCATTTCACACGCACGCGGAAATTGCTAGAAGCGGCGCGGAACGAATTTCCCGAGCTGGTTATTGTGGGTTTCAAAGCGGAAACGAACGTGTCCACTGAGGAATTGATACGACGGGCACGGGCAAATATGGAGCTGAATAACCTTGCGCTGGTCGTTGCCAACGACATTGGAAAAGGGGGGATCGGCACCGCAGAGAACGACGTTTACCTATTGCGAAACGGTACAGAAGAGATAAAGCACGTAAACGGTAAGAAGCGGATCATTGCCGAGGAGATCGTGAACGAATTGGCGGACTTGTTTTAG
- a CDS encoding amino acid permease, which translates to MVGRDASQKKMGFNATWSMAVGGMVGGGIFSVLGVVIAIAGQWAWLSFVIGGLIALATAFAYSQLAEQFGEGGGAFTFLREIHREGFAGSLSWVLIFGYTLTISVYAFTFGHYLEHLVGLGPWFPRVCAVAIIGGLIAVNLRGVGDASDVEIVTVWGKLLVLIGLAAFGLWQWKPALLTQGIQAKGPMAAMLGAASVFMAYEGFQLLTYDYDDIRNPKKILPRAMLTAVVVVIFVYVGVTLGAAMLVGAGTIIEQQEVAIAVAGEAALGTLGLLLATIAALFSTGSAINATLFATARLTWDVAQDKELPPALGHENQNGIPDRAVLIIGGTGTLLAIIGSLEILVEAASLVFLFTFATVNTLAFRQIKHRRWWVFAAGAAGASVAGAFLCWRLMHVAPVALGLLAFLVLIALVGRPFILRYSQSRKGNFMSGTI; encoded by the coding sequence ATGGTCGGTCGTGACGCCAGCCAGAAGAAAATGGGGTTCAATGCCACGTGGTCTATGGCAGTTGGGGGCATGGTGGGCGGCGGTATTTTCTCCGTCTTGGGCGTTGTAATCGCCATCGCAGGACAATGGGCATGGCTCAGCTTTGTGATCGGCGGCCTGATTGCGCTGGCAACGGCTTTTGCCTATTCTCAACTGGCAGAGCAGTTTGGCGAGGGGGGAGGCGCGTTTACATTCCTGCGCGAAATCCACCGCGAAGGCTTCGCAGGCAGCCTCTCCTGGGTGCTCATCTTCGGGTACACACTTACCATTTCTGTCTATGCATTTACCTTCGGGCATTACCTGGAACACCTCGTTGGACTTGGACCGTGGTTTCCCAGAGTCTGTGCCGTGGCGATTATCGGAGGGTTGATCGCGGTGAATCTGCGGGGAGTGGGAGATGCGTCCGACGTGGAAATCGTGACCGTTTGGGGGAAGCTCTTGGTGCTGATCGGGCTGGCCGCCTTTGGACTATGGCAGTGGAAGCCAGCGCTACTTACACAGGGTATTCAGGCTAAAGGACCGATGGCAGCGATGTTAGGCGCGGCGTCTGTCTTCATGGCTTACGAAGGGTTCCAACTGCTGACCTACGATTACGATGACATCCGCAACCCGAAGAAGATACTGCCTCGCGCTATGCTGACCGCAGTCGTTGTCGTGATCTTCGTTTACGTGGGTGTTACTCTGGGTGCGGCAATGCTCGTTGGAGCAGGAACGATTATCGAGCAGCAAGAGGTAGCTATTGCCGTGGCAGGTGAGGCTGCGCTTGGCACGTTAGGTCTATTGCTAGCAACTATTGCCGCGCTCTTCTCCACCGGTTCGGCCATTAACGCAACACTTTTCGCCACGGCACGGTTGACGTGGGATGTCGCCCAGGACAAGGAGTTGCCTCCGGCTCTCGGACACGAAAACCAGAATGGCATACCAGACCGCGCAGTGCTCATTATCGGAGGCACCGGGACGCTCTTGGCTATCATCGGCTCACTCGAGATTTTGGTAGAAGCGGCAAGCTTGGTGTTTCTATTCACCTTTGCCACCGTAAACACACTGGCTTTCCGGCAGATTAAACACCGGCGATGGTGGGTGTTTGCTGCTGGCGCAGCGGGGGCCAGCGTAGCCGGAGCGTTTCTATGCTGGCGCCTCATGCACGTGGCCCCAGTTGCCTTGGGATTACTGGCTTTTCTCGTGCTCATAGCCCTCGTAGGGCGCCCGTTTATCTTGCGTTACTCTCAATCGCGGAAAGGGAATTTCATGAGTGGAACTATATGA
- a CDS encoding aspartate carbamoyltransferase regulatory subunit: MKKELKVVPIKNGTVIDHIAAGQALNVLKILGVHAGTDAALSVAMNVRSKQMGRKDIVKVENRELMPEEVDKIALIAPQATINIIRDSEVVEKHKVYLPNSIEGIIRCANPNCISNVGREPVISRFVTVSGDPLRFRCFYCERMIEDVSGYLKPFFKKERFTKG, translated from the coding sequence ATGAAGAAAGAGCTAAAAGTCGTGCCAATCAAGAACGGAACGGTGATTGACCATATTGCGGCAGGGCAGGCGCTGAACGTGCTGAAGATACTGGGGGTACATGCAGGGACAGATGCGGCGTTGAGCGTGGCGATGAACGTACGAAGCAAGCAGATGGGCCGTAAGGACATCGTAAAGGTGGAGAATCGAGAGCTAATGCCCGAGGAAGTCGATAAAATCGCGCTGATCGCGCCACAAGCAACGATAAACATCATACGTGATTCAGAGGTAGTAGAGAAGCATAAGGTCTACCTTCCAAATTCAATAGAGGGTATTATCCGCTGTGCGAACCCCAATTGCATATCCAATGTAGGAAGAGAGCCGGTTATATCAAGGTTCGTCACGGTGAGCGGTGATCCTCTCAGGTTCAGATGCTTCTACTGTGAACGAATGATCGAGGACGTTTCCGGGTATCTTAAACCCTTTTTTAAAAAAGAACGCTTTACCAAAGGATGA
- a CDS encoding DUF1743 domain-containing protein produces MIIGIDDTDSRNGMCTTYLCAVLVDELKVYGDVSTPRLVRLNPCIPFKTRGNGAVSFEVVVPAEKEENVKEFVTSHVCELSEVDEEETNPGVVFIDNAALYALRDSAGKNERKLLIDFYETAVRDVVKLKHAYDIIAELQLDYFGLKNKRGLIGALAAAAFLTVQTREPAYFDCTYELIVYREKERWGTSRLIGEASVWNANEATYPLTWDTVDHANKKIVCAPHSPCPVLFGIRGDSVDALYDTRELIQAEPAEREMLFVTNQGTDSHLITACKEVNATLDDYHSYILDGVVESNPRTIVGGHVVFVLAFTLSLTHPGEPKDRIDCIAYEPTKNFRDIIRKLRLGDEVKVYGSFKDRTINLEKIELRKLNVKAEVNPRCAQCGKRMESAGKSQGYRCKRCKTYSTDKEVQIVEREIEEGLYEVPPVARRHISKPLIRLRMKEGFSNYHPSR; encoded by the coding sequence ATGATCATAGGAATAGACGATACGGATTCGAGGAACGGAATGTGCACCACGTATCTCTGTGCCGTTTTAGTTGACGAGCTGAAGGTGTACGGAGATGTTTCAACACCGCGATTGGTACGACTTAATCCCTGCATTCCGTTTAAAACGCGCGGCAACGGCGCGGTATCCTTCGAGGTTGTCGTACCTGCAGAAAAAGAGGAAAACGTAAAGGAGTTCGTCACGTCTCATGTCTGTGAGCTCTCAGAGGTGGACGAGGAAGAGACAAACCCTGGCGTGGTCTTTATTGATAATGCAGCTTTATACGCGCTGCGTGACAGCGCCGGTAAGAACGAGCGCAAGCTGCTGATTGACTTTTACGAAACGGCGGTGCGAGACGTCGTGAAGCTGAAACACGCGTATGACATCATCGCGGAATTGCAGCTCGATTATTTCGGCTTAAAGAATAAGAGAGGCCTTATAGGCGCTTTGGCGGCAGCTGCGTTTCTAACGGTGCAGACGCGTGAACCTGCGTATTTCGATTGCACGTACGAGCTGATCGTTTATCGTGAGAAGGAACGCTGGGGCACGTCGCGGCTTATCGGCGAAGCGAGCGTGTGGAATGCGAATGAAGCCACCTATCCTCTGACCTGGGATACGGTAGACCACGCGAATAAGAAGATAGTTTGCGCACCGCATTCACCCTGCCCCGTCCTCTTCGGGATACGCGGTGATAGCGTAGACGCGCTCTACGACACGCGTGAACTGATACAGGCAGAGCCTGCGGAGCGTGAAATGCTGTTCGTCACGAACCAGGGCACGGATTCGCATTTGATTACGGCGTGTAAAGAAGTAAATGCTACGCTGGACGACTACCACTCGTATATTTTAGACGGTGTAGTAGAGTCCAATCCCAGAACAATTGTAGGAGGGCACGTGGTCTTTGTGCTTGCGTTTACACTTTCGCTTACGCATCCAGGAGAACCGAAGGATCGTATCGACTGCATCGCGTACGAGCCGACGAAGAACTTCCGTGATATTATCCGGAAGTTGCGGCTTGGCGATGAAGTCAAAGTCTACGGGTCGTTCAAGGACAGGACAATCAATCTAGAGAAGATAGAGCTGCGGAAATTGAACGTAAAAGCAGAAGTGAATCCGCGATGCGCGCAATGCGGCAAGCGGATGGAATCCGCGGGGAAATCGCAGGGCTACCGGTGCAAGCGGTGCAAGACGTATAGCACCGATAAGGAAGTTCAAATAGTGGAACGGGAGATAGAAGAGGGCTTATATGAAGTCCCCCCGGTTGCACGGCGACATATCTCGAAACCGTTGATCCGTCTGCGTATGAAGGAAGGATTCAGTAACTATCATCCAAGCAGATGA
- a CDS encoding AAA family ATPase, producing MIEKVHVSNFKCIKAQTLDSLTPIVGIWGRNGSGKSSLLQAIMWVSKNKGAYDRNGINLKEPSNFIFGHDPVNNVCNVEVTLPNIPMYQIRMGGGGTINKSGSLDNIRYFPPWRHISDRSSEINREITSNLGIQARNTHTFMHYFLHRLMGRNQRKDKEALEIYDSINRWAEKFGFGPLLDAQEGSSLIRGTYFDKIMNLEVDIFDGGFGGNSFLPILLEGYSFTDGIMLVEEPEISLHPAAQSEVLDFFIEMAKKRNHQIIFTSHSEYMVKKIARLLKEGEVDSDLISVYVAKKEDENGTIFEKQDNRDLVSRFDKGQDIILELTKRN from the coding sequence ATGATTGAAAAAGTGCATGTATCAAATTTTAAGTGTATCAAAGCACAAACACTCGATAGTCTGACACCAATCGTTGGTATCTGGGGAAGAAATGGTTCTGGGAAAAGTAGCCTACTCCAAGCGATAATGTGGGTATCGAAAAATAAAGGGGCATACGATAGGAATGGTATCAACTTGAAAGAGCCTTCAAATTTTATTTTTGGACATGATCCCGTTAACAACGTTTGTAATGTTGAGGTGACTCTTCCGAATATACCTATGTATCAAATAAGGATGGGTGGAGGGGGAACAATAAACAAGAGTGGAAGCCTTGATAATATCAGGTATTTTCCACCATGGAGACACATTTCTGATCGATCTTCTGAAATAAATCGGGAAATTACCTCCAATTTGGGAATTCAAGCTCGCAATACGCATACATTTATGCATTATTTTCTCCATCGGTTAATGGGTAGGAACCAGAGGAAGGATAAAGAAGCCTTAGAAATATATGATAGCATTAACCGTTGGGCAGAAAAATTTGGATTCGGACCCTTGTTAGACGCACAAGAAGGAAGTAGTCTAATTAGAGGAACCTATTTTGACAAAATAATGAATTTGGAGGTTGATATCTTTGATGGTGGATTTGGAGGGAACTCATTTCTGCCCATTTTATTGGAAGGATATAGTTTTACAGATGGTATAATGTTAGTCGAGGAACCTGAAATTTCTTTACACCCTGCAGCGCAGTCCGAAGTATTGGACTTTTTCATTGAGATGGCTAAGAAGAGAAACCACCAAATAATCTTTACTTCGCATTCGGAGTACATGGTTAAAAAGATTGCGAGACTTCTGAAAGAAGGGGAAGTCGATTCAGATCTAATTTCCGTTTATGTCGCTAAAAAAGAAGATGAAAATGGGACTATATTTGAAAAACAGGACAACAGAGATTTGGTTTCTCGTTTCGATAAAGGACAGGATATAATTTTAGAGTTAACGAAAAGGAATTGA
- a CDS encoding Coenzyme F420 hydrogenase/dehydrogenase, beta subunit C-terminal domain — MGLKKVITSDQPYGIDKAKIKLLVGLFCMETFKQELMAYFEEKVLPLEEIKKLDIKGKEFRVYDQDGNLHVVPFGDVEGYGNTGCFACPDYTAELADVSVGSVGSEPGWSTVLTRTERGEELLKGAIFYSLTAQI; from the coding sequence ATGGGTCTCAAAAAAGTGATAACCTCGGATCAACCGTACGGCATAGATAAAGCGAAGATAAAACTGCTCGTCGGCCTGTTCTGCATGGAGACGTTCAAGCAAGAGCTGATGGCGTATTTCGAGGAGAAGGTGCTCCCGCTGGAGGAGATAAAGAAGTTGGACATCAAAGGAAAGGAATTCCGCGTTTACGATCAGGACGGGAACCTGCATGTCGTTCCCTTCGGCGACGTCGAGGGCTATGGCAATACCGGCTGTTTCGCATGCCCTGATTATACCGCGGAACTGGCGGATGTTTCGGTCGGCTCCGTGGGCTCTGAGCCGGGGTGGTCTACTGTTCTGACCCGAACGGAAAGGGGCGAGGAGTTGCTTAAGGGCGCCATCTTCTACTCACTCACTGCACAAATTTGA
- a CDS encoding TldD/PmbA family protein, with product MEEEIKRAIDFVLSNHAKYADIRLERGYATVIDLRDDVFREMSYGIDQGLGVRVLYEDSWGFSSSNNVARSAIRASFEDALDIGRALSSSESAKNAASVTVADAASRNDHFKLKPKINPEDVSIEEKKRMVKDAYDAAKEYSDLVKSISVVYLDGYEEQIYANSDGSYIVTETPAVFMRAGVVAKKGNVLQEGRESIGAVAGFEFIKGEDPTTLAVKAADKAVRLLDAELPPGGELPVIMDHRLTGVFMHEALGHAAEADHVLYGESILKGKLDAEIAYEGLTVADDPTIEASHGYYRYDDEGMRSNRTEIIKDGVLASYLHSRETAGRLDAEPTANARAADYSDLPIVRMSNTVIEAGDWQFDEMRAGIKFGIYAKGMRGGQVDTVKGEFQFSAEEAFLIENGTLTKRLKNVSLSGRTLDVLQSIDAVGNDKKRGTIGFCGKDGQEVPVSEYAPHVRVKRILVGGAASG from the coding sequence ATGGAAGAAGAGATTAAAAGAGCGATTGATTTTGTGCTTTCGAACCACGCGAAATACGCTGATATCCGCTTGGAACGAGGGTACGCAACGGTGATAGATCTGAGAGATGACGTTTTCAGAGAGATGAGTTACGGCATCGATCAGGGCCTGGGTGTGCGCGTTCTGTACGAGGACTCGTGGGGATTCTCTTCCTCCAACAATGTCGCGCGATCTGCGATACGAGCCTCGTTTGAAGACGCGTTGGACATTGGGAGAGCGCTCTCGTCATCAGAATCGGCTAAGAACGCGGCATCCGTAACCGTGGCCGATGCAGCCTCGCGAAACGACCATTTCAAGCTCAAGCCGAAGATCAATCCCGAGGACGTCAGCATCGAGGAGAAGAAGCGCATGGTTAAGGATGCATACGACGCGGCGAAGGAGTATTCGGACCTCGTCAAGAGCATTTCGGTTGTCTACCTCGACGGTTACGAGGAGCAAATCTATGCAAATTCCGATGGGAGTTATATCGTAACGGAAACGCCTGCCGTTTTCATGCGTGCCGGCGTAGTAGCGAAGAAGGGGAACGTGTTACAGGAAGGCCGCGAGAGTATCGGCGCGGTAGCGGGTTTCGAATTCATAAAAGGCGAAGATCCAACGACATTAGCCGTAAAAGCTGCGGATAAAGCGGTCCGGCTCCTCGATGCGGAACTGCCGCCGGGAGGCGAGCTGCCAGTGATTATGGACCACCGGCTCACGGGCGTCTTTATGCACGAGGCGCTGGGGCATGCTGCCGAAGCGGATCATGTACTGTACGGCGAATCGATATTAAAAGGCAAATTGGACGCGGAGATCGCGTACGAAGGGCTGACCGTGGCGGACGATCCGACCATCGAGGCGTCTCATGGCTATTATCGGTACGACGACGAGGGCATGCGGTCGAACCGAACGGAGATAATAAAAGACGGCGTACTGGCCTCGTACCTGCACAGCAGGGAGACCGCGGGCCGGTTGGACGCCGAGCCAACGGCGAACGCGCGAGCGGCTGATTATTCCGATCTCCCGATAGTGCGAATGAGCAACACGGTGATCGAGGCAGGGGACTGGCAGTTTGACGAGATGCGTGCAGGCATAAAGTTCGGCATCTACGCGAAGGGCATGCGCGGCGGGCAGGTAGATACGGTAAAGGGCGAATTCCAGTTCAGCGCGGAGGAGGCGTTCCTTATAGAAAACGGTACGCTTACAAAACGATTGAAGAACGTTTCGCTATCCGGACGGACCCTGGACGTATTGCAGAGCATAGACGCCGTGGGAAACGACAAAAAGCGAGGTACGATAGGGTTCTGCGGCAAAGATGGTCAGGAGGTCCCCGTTTCGGAATACGCGCCGCATGTACGGGTAAAGAGGATATTGGTTGGCGGTGCTGCTTCTGGTTAG